The bacterium genome contains the following window.
TCGCCGACGTCGCGCGTCGTGGACGTCGGCTGCGGCTACGGGCGCGTCGCCCACGCGCTGCTGCGCCGCCCCGGCTTCGCGGGCACGTACGTCGGGATGGACATCCTCGATCGCCAGATCCGCTGGTGCGCCGAGAATCTCGCGCCGTGCGGCGGCGGGCGGTTCGCCTTCCGCTTCCTCGACGTCCAGAACGGCCGCTACAACCCGACCGGCGCGATCGCGCCCGACAAGGTCGATCTCGGCGTGCCCGACGGAGAGGCCGACGTCGTGGTCCTCACCTCGGTCTTCACGCACATGCACGAGAACGAGATCCGCCACTACCTGCGCGAGATCCGCCGGATGCTCGCGCCGCGGGGGCGGGCCTACGTCACCTTCTTCCTGCTCGACGACGAGGTGCGGGCCAACGAGGCCGCCGGGCGGACCGGCTATCCGCTGCCGTACGAGCTCGCGCCGCACTGCCGCTGCATGACCCAGGAGGATCCGCTGCACGTCATCGCCTACGACGAGCGCTGGGTGCTCGAGCGGCTGGCCGAGGCCGGCCTCGAGGCCGTGGAGCTGCATCACGGAGAGTGGGGCGGACGGGGCGAGGGGCTCGATTTCCAGGACACGCTGATCCTCGCGCCGACGGCGGCCGAATGAGCGACCTCTCCCCCGCCGACCTGCTCGCCGCCGGCCGGTTCGACGAACTGGTCTGGGACGGCGGCGAGGGCGCCGCGACGGCCCCCGATCGGCTCTTGGCGCGCGCCGCCGCGGCGCAGCGGCTCGGGCTGTGGGACGCGGCGCGGGAGTCCGCCGCGGCGTGGGCCGCGCAGGGCGCGCACGCGTCCGAGGGGCCGCTCGTCTCGATCGTCGTGCCGACGTTCAACCGCCGCGCCTCGCTGCGGCGGGCGCTGGCGAGCGTCGCCGCGCAGCTCTACCGCCCGATCGAGATCGTCGTCGTCAACGACGCCGGAGAACCGGTCGGCGACGTGCTCGACGAGTTCCGCGGGCAGGTCCCGATCGTCGAGGTCGTGCACGAGGAGAACCGCTACCTCGCGGCGTCCCGCAACAGCGGCGCCGCGCGGGCGAGCGGCGTCTACGTCGGCTTCCTCGACGACGACGACGAGCTTTACCCGCACCACGTCGGCCACCTCGTCGCGCTGCTAGCCGGCGGCCCGGAGCGGGCGGCCCGCGCCGTGCCGCACCTGCGGCGGGACGGCGGGCTGCGCCGCTACCCGGCGCGGAGCTTCGCCTGGTCCGAGCTGCTGCTCGAGAACGTCGTTCCCGTGCAGGCGGTGCTGATGGAGCGCGCGCTCGTCGCCGAGGCCGGCGGGTTCGACGAGTCGCTGCGGGTGAACGAAGACTGGGAGTTCTGGCTGCGCATGCGCGAAAGGACGGCGGTGGCCGAGAGCCCCGTCGTCACGTCCTGCGTCGACGTGCGCACGACGCGGGAGCGGATGTCGTCCCGCTCGAGGGCGCCGTTCCTCGCCGCGCACGCCGCGATCTACGAGCGGACGCGCGCGGTCGCGGAGCGGCGGTGCGGCGCCGACCTCGCCGCGGCGCGGCGCGCCTTCCTCGACGACCTCGAGCGGCAGGTCCACGACGAGATCCGCGCGACCCGCCGCATCGCCGTCGTGGCCTGGGGCGAGGGCGCCGACGCCCTGCCCGTGCCGACGCTCGACGTCGACGATCCGGCCGCGCACGCGGCCGCCCTCAACGCGCTGTTCGCGGACCGCGACGTGGACTTCGTCGCCGTCGTCCGCGCCGACCTGCTGCGCGGCCTCGATGCGCGCTGGACGCTGCGCCTCGGCGCGCAGCTTCTCGCCGACCCGCGGCGCGCCGCGGCCGGGCCGCTCGACGACGGCGACGGCGGCCTCGCCTATCCCGAAGGGCAAGGCGAGGACGTCGCCGCGCTCGATCCCGGCTGCGCGCTGCTGCGGACCGCGCCGTGGCGCGACGCCGCTTCGGCGAGCGACGCGGCGAGCGCGCGCGACGCCGCGCCGTGGCGCGCCGACGTGCCGCCGCCGGAGCAGTGGGAACGCTTCTTCGCCGGCTGCCGCGAGCGCGGCCTCGCGCTGCGCCGCACCTTCGACCGGCTCTTCGCCGACGCGCCGCACGACGCCGGGCGCGCGCTCGCGGAGATCGTGGCCCCGCCGCCCCCGCCGCCGTTCGCGCCGACCGTCGTGCTCGGCTGGCACCGCGTGCCGCTCCGTCCCGGCGCCGATCCGTTCCGCCTGGCGATCGCGCAGGACGACTTCGAGGCCCAGGTGCGCGCGCTCGCCGCGCGCTTCCGGATCATCCATCCGGACGAACTGGGCCGGCCGGCGCCGGACGGCGACCCGCGGACGCGCGTCCTGCTGACGTTCGACGACGGCTACCGCGACAACTACGACTGCGCCTTCCCCGTCCTGGCCAAGCTCGGCCTGCCGGCGGTGCTCTTCCTCTCCACCGGCTACGTCGAAGGGGAGCTGCCGTTCTGGTGGGAGGCGCTGGCGCGCGCCGGCGACGGCGTGCCCGAAGGCGAGCAGCAGGAGTGGCGCTTCCTTCCGCCCGAGGAGCGCGCGGAACGCGTGCGCGCGCTGGCGCTCGCGTCGGAGACGACGGCCGAGCTCCGCGGGCTCGCGGCGACCTGGCCGATGATCGCGGAGCTGCACCGGAGCGGCCTCGTCGAGATCGGCGCGCACACGCGCTTCCACTCCTCGCTCGGCCGCCTCGACGACGCCGCGCTCGAGGCGGAGATCGCGGGGGCGCGGGACGACATCGCGCGACGGCTCGGCGCCGCGCC
Protein-coding sequences here:
- a CDS encoding class I SAM-dependent methyltransferase — protein: SPTSRVVDVGCGYGRVAHALLRRPGFAGTYVGMDILDRQIRWCAENLAPCGGGRFAFRFLDVQNGRYNPTGAIAPDKVDLGVPDGEADVVVLTSVFTHMHENEIRHYLREIRRMLAPRGRAYVTFFLLDDEVRANEAAGRTGYPLPYELAPHCRCMTQEDPLHVIAYDERWVLERLAEAGLEAVELHHGEWGGRGEGLDFQDTLILAPTAAE